One segment of Panicum virgatum strain AP13 chromosome 1K, P.virgatum_v5, whole genome shotgun sequence DNA contains the following:
- the LOC120645164 gene encoding F-box/LRR-repeat protein 14-like: MEDLSEPLLAEIITRITRTSDLNSLSLVSKWFYTVEAEERATLRVGCGLQPATEALLSLCSRFPNLQRVEINYSCWTSSQGEQLDNQGLLVLSSCCLSLTDLTLRFCSFIDDSGLGYLAYCKKLMALRLDAIPAITSSGLFLVAVGCKSLSTFHLADCMKVGSVEAVSPQHECEQFRYGSSTQQQNMGIKCPGDTGMEWLEYLGRAGLLVELVVKNCKGISQYDLLKFGPGWRKLQKFEFVINDHDPSYNVDYPYNYYICCENMKDLRLAKIATRPKIGPRFLSWKCRALEKLCLHYVVGLNESEMIALFQNCGNLRSISLRLMPLRCGISFRTPLTDDSLKVLSLCCPMLEVVELPFTFCSTSRPTEIGFTQKGIVTLIQTCSIRVFVLNGASIFKDEGMKDISSALLLETLELVDCKGITDVGISYLAHAPCLTSLTLRKCKNVTSVGMAKLVHFQKLESLAVVGCRLISEEAVQGLARSVHYSAEFEGYGSLKGMENWS, translated from the coding sequence ATGGAGGATCTCTCAGAACCACTTCTTGCAGAGATCATCACGAGGATTACCAGAACAAGTGATCTTAATTCTCTTTCCCTTGTATCAAAGTGGTTCTACACTGTCGAGGCAGAGGAAAGGGCCACACTTCGTGTTGGATGCGGCCTTCAGCCTGCGACAGAAGCCTTGTTATCGCTCTGCTCCCGATTCCCCAACTTGCAGAGAGTAGAGATCAATTACTCTTGTTGGACATCCAGCCAAGGGGAGCAGTTGGACAACCAGGGCCTCCTTGTGCTCTCATCTTGCTGCCTTTCGCTTACAGATCTCACCTTAAGGTTCTGCTCGTTCATTGATGACTCTGGTCTTGGTTATCTAGCATATTGCAAGAAGCTCATGGCCCTCAGGCTGGATGCCATCCCAGCAATAACCTCAAGTGGGCTTTTCTTAGTGGCGGTTGGGTGCAAGAGTCTATCTACTTTCCATCTTGCCGACTGTATGAAAGTAGGCAGTGTGGAAGCAGTGTCACCCCAACATGAGTGCGAGCAGTTCAGGTATGGGAGTTCCACTCAGCAGCAAAATATGGGAATCAAGTGTCCGGGTGACACTGGCATGGAATGGCTGGAGTATCTTGGCAGGGCCGGATTGTTGGTAGAACTTGTGGTGAAGAATTGCAAGGGAATCAGCCAGTATGACCTGCTAAAGTTTGGTCCAGGATGGAGAAAGCTTCAGAAATTTGAGTTTGTGATCAATGACCATGATCCCTCATACAATGTTGACTACCCATATAACTACTACATCTGTTGTGAGAATATGAAGGATTTGAGGTTGGCCAAAATTGCAACACGGCCAAAAATTGGACCTCGCTTTCTCTCGTGGAAGTGCAGAGCACTGGAGAAACTATGTCTGCACTATGTTGTTGGTCTAAATGAGAGTGAGATGATCGCACTGTTCCAGAACTGCGGGAACCTTAGAAGTATCTCACTTCGGCTCATGCCTTTGCGCTGTGGTATTTCTTTCAGGACGCCACTGACTGATGATAGCCTGAAGGTTCTATCTCTCTGCTGCCCTATGCTTGAGGTTGTGGAGCTCCCCTTTACATTTTGTTCCACTAGTAGGCCAACAGAAATAGGCTTCACACAGAAGGGTATCGTAACTCTCATTCAGACCTGTTCAATTCGTGTCTTCGTACTAAATGGTGCAAGCATTTTCAAGGACGAAGGGATGAAGGACATCTCGTCTGCACTGTTATTGGAGACACTCGAGCTCGTGGATTGCAAAGGGATAACGGATGTTGGGATCAGTTACCTAGCGCATGCCCCATGCTTGACTAGTCTCACTCTCCGGAAATGCAAAAATGTGACCAGTGTTGGAATGGCCAAACTTGTACACTTTCAGAAATTAGAGTCTTTGGCTGTTGTAGGCTGTCGTCTGATCTCTGAGGAAGCTGTGCAGGGGTTAGCCAGATCAGTTCACTACTCTGCCGAGTTCGAAGGCTACGGCAGTCTCAAAGGAATGGAAAATTGGTCATAG